The window TGTGTTTAAATTAGAATTAATGAACTTGATCTAGGTAATTATCAAGATAATACAATCGATGTGTTCGGTGATGCTTATGAATACTTAATGAGTATGTATGCTGCAAATGCAGGTAAATCAGGGGGAGAATTTTTCACCCCTCAAGAAGTTAGTGAACTATTAGTAGAATTAACATTAATTGATTTTAATAATGAAAATAAAGATGTTAGAAGAAAAATTGGAAAAGTTTATGATCCATGTTGTGGTTCTGGATCATTACTTTTAAAGTATGCAAAATTAAATGAAGGAGTTAAATTTTATGGTCAAGAAATTAATCTTACTACGTATAATTTAGCAAGAATTAATATGTTTTTGCACAATATAGGTTATGATAAATTTGATATCAAATTAGGTGATACATTACTAGATCCTAAACATAATGATGATAAACCTTTTGATGCAATTGTTTCAAATCCTCCATATTCAACAAAATGGGAGGGAAAATCAAATCCTTTATTAGCTAACGATGAGCGATTTCATGTTACTCAATTAGCACCTAAAGGAAAAGCTGATTTTGCTTTTGTATTGCATATACTTCATAATTTATCTTCTAGTGGAACAGCAGCTATAGTTATGTTTCCAGGAACTTTATATCGAGATCATGCAGAACAAGATATTAGAAAATATTTAGTTGATAATGTTAATGTTGTAGATAGTGTGATTCAATTACCAGATAATCTGTTTTTTGGAACAAGTATTTCAACATGTATTATAGTTTTAAGAAAAAACAAAAACAACAATGATAATGCTAATGGTATCTTGTTTGTTGATGCATCAAAAGAATTTGTTAAATCTGGTATCAAAAACAAATTAACCAATGCTAATATTAAAAAAATAGTTGATACGATTCGTTTCAAAAAAGAAGTAACTTATTTTTCAAAACTTGTATCACGAGAAGAAGTTAAAAATAAAAACTATAATTTATCAGTTAACACATATGTGGAAAAAGAAGACACGTCAGAAAAA is drawn from Ureaplasma parvum serovar 3 str. ATCC 27815 and contains these coding sequences:
- a CDS encoding type I restriction-modification system subunit M, whose amino-acid sequence is MNELDLGNYQDNTIDVFGDAYEYLMSMYAANAGKSGGEFFTPQEVSELLVELTLIDFNNENKDVRRKIGKVYDPCCGSGSLLLKYAKLNEGVKFYGQEINLTTYNLARINMFLHNIGYDKFDIKLGDTLLDPKHNDDKPFDAIVSNPPYSTKWEGKSNPLLANDERFHVTQLAPKGKADFAFVLHILHNLSSSGTAAIVMFPGTLYRDHAEQDIRKYLVDNVNVVDSVIQLPDNLFFGTSISTCIIVLRKNKNNNDNANGILFVDASKEFVKSGIKNKLTNANIKKIVDTIRFKKEVTYFSKLVSREEVKNKNYNLSVNTYVEKEDTSEKIDIKLLNMQIKEIVAKIEKLRKEIDEIVLELEE